The nucleotide sequence GGAGAATTTAGTGATTAGAATGTGCAGGAGTCTGAATGCTCCCAGTTCACTCTCTTAATTCTGTTTACTCAGGAACCCAGGCATCTGGCACCCTCATCCCCAGGCTTTCCTTTCCCCAGACCCTACTTGTCTTGGGGACCTAGCTGTCTAGCCCCCATACCTGCAGGGCCAGGGCAGTGCAGGCCACATAGAGCGACCTCTGCAGGACCCCGAAGTGCTGGGTCATCCATGTCTTCACAGGTTCTGCTGCCATAAGACTGTGCTGCCCCATGAACAGCAGCACCAGCCCCAGGTCCTGCGCTAGAGCTGCCAAGATGCCAGGGTCCTGTAGGGCAGTCAGCCATTCCTGTCGACTATCTTAGGATGGAGAGAGATAGGATGTCAAAAGGACAGGGAAAGAGCATTATTATTCTAAATATCTCCTCCGAGTCTCAGGCCATTTCCCTCTGGAGGCTGACCAGGCTTCCCTGATTCCTGATGTCTCTCAGAGAACCTGTCTAGACCGTGCCCCTCTTATTCTCCATTTTCCATGAAGTGGCTTTGAAATTTCCCATCTCCCGCAATTCAATTAGGgccatatacagggtgtccctaaagtctggacacaggaaaAATTTTTcagtaacattttatttaattggaatattaacagaccttagcccccttgacttctttttctggggtgtgctaaaggaggtgtactcaatgaaaatcacagatgcaacacacgtGACTGAATGCATAATAGTGAATGTGCTAAAAGGTGCAACACACTTGATCGAACGCATAGAGTGAAGGTGCTAAAATTGGCGGTAATGTGgggttactgcatcgagttcacatgaatcttgcaaagcacatcaacttttgcatcacaaatgatggaaattatattgaagatgttatctgttaatattccaactaaataaaatgttgctgaaaatttcattcatttcatttcttgagaacatgcatttttgcccatgtgtccagactttgggaGCACCCTGTATAGAAAAGGAGCTTCAAGAGATGTTGGCTGAACCTTTCTGAAAGAAATTTTGGGAGAAGAGGATTTGGGGGCTTCTGAGAAGTTTTTTAGATCAAGAGGGTGTTTGTGCCCAGAGGCCTGAAAAACCCTAATCCAAATCTATTTGCTTTTGCTCCGCCtgtggaaaaaaaagtcaaatttagGCATTaggagagacttgagttcaaattctgtctctggtgCTTGCCAGCTTTGTGACCACGTAGGGGCAAACCATCTAGCCTGAGCCTTCCGTCAATGTGATCACATCCTGCCCCCTAAGTATTTGCCTATATCACTTTTGAATACTTTTTCTCGCTCCAAAGTATTCTTCCCCACATAAATGTCCATCCAAATCTTCATCCTCCGCCTTCAGGAACTCCCCAGAATTAACCTcagatttttctgttttctccccacctcctccctttacacttcctccttccctcccttcagtCCCACGTCggctccaccccctcctccacccGCACCCTCCTCCGAGGCTCCCGCTCCAGAGCCCCCTACCTGGCCGCAGCTTCGGGGAGCCCCCGAGCAGCGGGTGCAAGGACGTGAAGCACACGAACTCCACCCCGGTGCCAAAGGCCAGAACGAAGGAGGCCAAGGCCGCAGGGACCAGGAGCAGCGCAGGGGCCATGGCCGGGGGAGCGGTACCGGGCCCGGGGAGGAGCCTGCGAATTCCCGCTACACTAGCCCCGCCCCGGGCCCAGCCCACAGCCCACAGCCCACAGCCTGTGTTATTAATTCGGTTGTTACGGATACTTCAGCGCGCCGAGGTAATTAGGGACGGTTTAATGagaccagagcttaggctcagGGAGCGTTTCAAACAAAAACATCACAGGACTTTGGTTGGGTACCCATATTCCTGCAAATCTCGTCTGGTTCTCCGTATTTCTCCAGGTCTTCTGAAAAGGTTCTCTTGTTCCTTCATCCCCCAAGAACCCTCCTAAGCCCTTATGTCACCTTCCCCATTTGAAAAGTTCTTTATATCACACCAGTCTTTCATGAAACATTTCTTCTAAATAGTTTATTTTATGTGTATTAAACAGTGTGGGCTGCATGGCGGGGTAGGAGGGCTAAGATTCGGAGGTGCAGAGGAGGAATGCTTCTGGCTGGGCTTCCTGCCTCAGCACACCAGTGAGCAGGAACTCTGGCGAAAGGAGGGGCAGCTTAGCCCGAATGGCTGCAGAGCATCTTGAGAGGTCCTGAGGACACGCAATGACGAATCTCTGGGGCTaaagacagagataaggagagcAGAGGAACAAAGAGGGAAAGTAATTGATTCAGAGTACAAGTGCATGTTATGACCAGTATAAAACTTCTCCCTGCATCCTCCCACCCTTTGACCCCTTCAAGTTCTCCCATTTGCCTCCCCCTACCAACATCCTAGTTTCAATCCATACCTTATAGGCCCGAGGTATGCTAGAAAGTGCAGTGCCCCCACAGCATGTGATGATCTCTCccatttgggggggtgggggctgcACTCCAGGAGTCACATAGATCTCGTAGCCCTGAGGGAAAGAGGCCAGCTGAGGATTGGTGATGGGAAATGAGACCTCTAGAGAGAATGAAGACAAACCTTAGGGGAaggcagtggggtgggggtgggagatgggcATACCTATGAGGAAAGTGTGTGACCAGGGTCCCACTCACCTCTAGCAGGCCCCGATCCTGAGCACGGCTCAGTGCCTCTCGAAGGCTGAAACCAAAGTTCTTCTCCTGCTCGGGATCATTCACCAAAAAGTCATCAGATGGCAGGAATCGGCCAGCCTTTcgggactggaggcagggaggaggagtCAGTTCGACTCCTCTACAGGACTCTTCTGCCCATCTATCCCTTAGCCCTTacccccaaatccttcctttaTCTTCCTGGAACCATAcctccttcccattttttctttcaatttatatctATGTGTACGTAAATTTGTTAGTGATTTTATCTTCAGCCATTTGTATTTGTTACCGTTCTGGATCCCTCCTACTCTCTCACCTGGTGCAACCATTCCAGAGACAAAATGGGTATCCCCCGGCCCAGGGCACATAGGAATTTGACTGTACGTCTAACTCGATCCGTCACCAGGTGGGAGGCTTCTGCCACCGAAGTGGCCAGACTTCCACCCAGTGCCAGCACAGCCTGCTCTCCTGGTGCATCTACCACACCTGTGAAGAGCACCTGTAGGAAAAGAAGTCATTCAATGAAACCCAGCAAGCCTATACCTCCCTACTGACTTCTCTTAAGGTCCTGTATCTTCCACCTTTCTAAAGGATCTTTTACTACCACTTTCCAAAACCCTACGCCTTTCCTTCCAATTCCTCTCCATACCTTGGGAACTCTTGATTCTCGACTGAGTCTAGCTCTCCGTAAGCTCCGGCTAGGCGTTCCCTTGACTTCCTCCTTTGCCTGAACTGCTAGTTCTGCAACCCCCACAGGGGTCCTCATGGTAGTCTGGGAGTAAGAAAGATCCCAATGAGTTCTTAGTGCAGCCTTACCCTCCTGAGCTAATCCCTGTCTCACTTCCTTACCTCAACTTCCACTGGCTTCTCATCTTCTTCCTTGCTGGATTCTTGTCTCTGGGACCTACCTCTCCGGGGTTTCTTGGGGCATGGAGATGGCTCCTTGGTAGCCAGAGGCCGCTTTTGGCCTGAGAGTTTGGGCTTGGCCTCTGGGGTGGAGACAGGCGTACCTACGGCCCCTACCCTCTGGTTCCTGGTAGCTCTAGGGGCAGATGCCTCAGGTGTGGAGGGCTCTGGGGTAGCTGTGAGTGACTCAGAATGTTCTCCCACTCTTGCTCTCTGACTTCGGAGAGCCTTGGGTGGGGGCACAGGGTTTTCAGATAACTCTGTTGGAATGGAAGTGGGGGGCTCAGGGAGATCTGGTACAACTGTGGTAGACCCACAAGTTCTGGTGGCCCCCCGTTTCCGGCTTTGACGAATCTGAAGGCAGGGTTTAGGGATTACAGGCAAGTCTTTAGGGATGGGAGGGCGGAGCTCAGGGGCCCCAGGGGCAATTGGTGCAGAGGAGGGACTAAAAGGCTTCTGTGTCTGGCTCTGAAAAGAAGACTCTGATTTGTCTCTAGAATCCTGAGGGAGGAGAGGCTCAATATTTGGGGCCAGGAGAGTCCCCTGCCTCCTGCTTCGTCTTGTCCTCAAGATAGGTGATTCCTGAGAagttggagaggaagaagaatggaGTGGTTTTGATGTTCTTCGATTTCGGCTCCGGGTGATTCTAGGACTTGAGGAAGGGGCTGGGGCTTCAGGGACTGGAACTTTAGATGCTACAAGAGGTATATCTGAGGAATCCTGGTCACCCTGCACATAAATCGGATAGTGATCAAAGGAAACATAAGATTAATATATTCAAGTTTACACTATATTAACTTGCATTTGCCCCTTTGTATTCTTTTCCCCATCAAACTGGCAATTCTTCAAAGGAGAGAACTATCAAAAATTCTTATACAGAAGGGCTCCACCTTCCTTATTACTATCAGCAACTACTACTGACCATCTGTGTGGCAGCACCCCCCAAATCACTGGTTCAGCTTGTGGTCTAGCCCTCATAGCCACTGTCTAGGATAAGGCTAGACATTGCCACCAACTACAAACTACCACCACCCACAGgacaggcaagccagcctagctgaggTAACAAGGCACTCCTTGAGGGAGTTGGGAGGCAGCATGTGCTAGGCAAGTCAAACCATTACCGCTACTTTGTCATCTACCCTCAGACTCCAATGGTAACTGCCCAGAGCCTAGAACCCAAGAGCTTTAGGAACAGCAATGCTTCCAGTCTGGTGTCCAATGGTTTGAAGTCAAAAACCAGTATTTTGTCAGTGGAAATGGCATTGAAGAAGAgatactcctttttttttttttgcctttttgcctCTGCACCctgatttgcagctgaaaccttccatatatgCTATCTTCCCCCAccagaatggaagttccttgagagcagaaccTGTCCTTTTTCTTTATAGCCTGAGCTCAGCTGAGCACTttacatgtagtaagcacttaatgctttgttcattcattccttcttctgGACTTTCCTGTGTCCCACCCCCACAGTGGCCAGCAACAGGCTCTACAAAAAGAAGCAGGACTGAGGATgaggaaaggcaagaaggaaaataaaaataggaagaaagcCCCTGACTGAGACAGATTTAGATCAATAGAAAGCTATAAATAATGACACTCTGAAAATGAGACAGCTAACTGGAAATTAGATAATGGGGCAGCACAGGAGGTAGAAGAATGTGAATGTCAGAAATGACAGTGAACAGTAGTTTGGCATGAGGGAAAGGACTATGCAGAGCATCAGCATCAGGAACTCAGGGTGGGCAGAATAAAAGATTTTGTAGAAATGAGTAGCAGTTAAAGCAGAtgtagggagaaaagaggaatagCTCTTACCGTTGGTACTTCCTCAACAGGCAAACTTTTGCTATCATCGAGGCCTAggcaagaagagaaagtgagttTGGCTGGATTCTTGTGAACTTTATAGGGGCTGAAATATAGATTTCCTGTCACTCACCTCTCTGAGATCTACTATCACCGAGGATTTGGGGGTTTGAGGCCAATTCCTGCAGGTCAACTTCCTCAACTTTAGATTTTGGTACTGGAGCTGGATTCTGGACCTCCTGGTCATAATCTTCTAATGTCTGTCCCCCTGCCTCTCCTCCCAGCCTTTTTCTGGGCACCTTCCCTTCTACCATCAGActcttggtttttctttctgGTGCTTGTCTTTCAAATATGTCTTTCTCAGAGGTTTgcctctccatttccttctctagtgccTTTGTTTCTCTACAACTTTTGACATCTTTCTGTGTCATAACATTCTGCTCACCTGTACTTGATGCACATCTCTGGCCTCTTTCTGGTATCTCTGTTTGTACTACTGGActcactttttttctcttggatCTCTTTGCCTTACTTgccaatgtcttttttttaaaggttttcttttccatttttctctccgGTGTTATTCTAGATGTCTCTATCACCTGGTTCTCCATGTCACTCTTCATAGTTTGTCCCTGGTTCTCTGTGTTTGGATTCTCTGTGCCTTGACTCCTTGAGGGCTCTGTTTTTTCTGGGCTACCAGGCTGTAGGTCTGAGGCTGTCTTAGGTGGAGAGGGGCAAGCTCCATGAGCTGCAATGCAAGAGTTGATGGGCTGAGTTCCTGATGGCTCTGAGCAGAATGGCTGTGTGGCCAACATTTCCCATGGCTCATCTGGACCATGTTGGGGAAGTCAAGGGAGAGAAACAGACTGAGAGGTGTTATAGAATCAATATATAAACCAGTTTTGTAGACTTTTGAGTAAAACAAGAGACAAAGTGGAGTAGGGAAATGGTTGCAGATTTGGGGGGTCCCAGATACACAAGAACTAGAAGTTATGAGTGTAGACGTAATCCTGGGGTGAACAAGACAGCTCCTCTTTCAAATGCTTACTACTCATTGTACAACGAAAGAGAGCATTAACATCTAGTCTGGATTTAGGCTTCTGCCTCAACAGCCCTATCCCCAACCCTGAGGCACTTCTCATTCCAAATCTTATTCCTCCTTAGGGACAGTATAACAGAGCTCTTATTCCCATTAGAAACCCAAGTATTTGATTCCAGGGTGGGTCTCACCTCCATGATTCTGATTCATTCCTTTTACAAAGCACTGAGTATCTGGTAAATCCAGGTCTGAAGTACCTGTGAAGGAGTCAAAAAAGATATTGGGCTCAGGACCGGCCACttaattttgctttattgtttgcTATAGAAAGTTGGGTATTGAGGGAAGGAGACATTAAAACTCACCATCACTCTTGTTCTGAAAATCTTCAGTACCTTCCACAACTGGATCACTACCCCGTTCTATAGAATTCTGGATTCCTTCCTGGGCTGACTTCTCTAGAGTACTTGCTTCTACTGTGCTCACCTTTGGGAAGGGAGATAGGTGCTGCTCCAGTTTTGTTATAGGGATGATCCTACCCTGGATCTCACCTTTCTTAGTGGTCATTTTCAATTCATCACTAGCTGGAGCCCACTCTACCCCACTGTCCTCTTCAGCTGGAAGTTGGCTCTTCTTCATATATGTCAAAGAACCATTGTCATCCACATCAGTATCACTGTCCCCATCTCCACCAATAGGGTACTGGCCCTTCTCAAGATGTACTGTGCAGAGTTCTGTTGGgatcccctccttttttatatCTGTATTGCTTGTCCCACCTATGGGTACCTGATCTTTCCTCAGATGGACAACAGGTGGCGCTGCTGGGATAGCATCCTCTTCTATATCTGTA is from Trichosurus vulpecula isolate mTriVul1 chromosome 7, mTriVul1.pri, whole genome shotgun sequence and encodes:
- the MDC1 gene encoding mediator of DNA damage checkpoint protein 1 isoform X4, with product MEDTQLVEWENQEEEPEGSNGSLPRFGLEPVGRLHLFSSVRGPEKDFLLYPGENVVGRIPGCTVALPFPSISKQHAVIEIPAQGRAPILRDCGSLNHTRLLRPPKLLSPGVGHQLRDQDLVLFADLPCQYHRLGDPPLPGPRGALSVEETPRVPEMGGPRFQGTLLAEDSEEEGDSPLDRSVKVSVTYSPSETVVSESDVEGASPGTKGSALPLTFILDSDTDEEEAPPPIEPSLAARRGSTVGTQHSSLEDSSTDLEEEGLSVRPANAHLEMCQPDMENSDTDIEEDAIPAAPPVVHLRKDQVSTVEASTLEKSAQEGIQNSIERGSDPVVEGTEDFQNKSDGTSDLDLPDTQCFVKGMNQNHGDEPWEMLATQPFCSEPSGTQPINSCIAAHGACPSPPKTASDLQPGSPEKTEPSRSQGTENPNTENQGQTMKSDMENQVIETSRITPERKMEKKTFKKKTLASKAKRSKRKKVSPVVQTEIPERGQRCASSTGLDDSKSLPVEEVPTGDQDSSDIPLVASKVPVPEAPAPSSSPRITRSRNRRTSKPLHSSSSPTSQESPILRTRRSRRQGTLLAPNIEPLLPQDSRDKSESSFQSQTQKPFSPSSAPIAPGAPELRPPIPKDLPVIPKPCLQIRQSRKRGATRTCGSTTVVPDLPEPPTSIPTELSENPVPPPKALRSQRARVGEHSESLTATPEPSTPEASAPRATRNQRVGAVGTPVSTPEAKPKLSGQKRPLATKEPSPCPKKPRRGRSQRQESSKEEDEKPVEVETTMRTPVGVAELAVQAKEEVKGTPSRSLRRARLSRESRVPKVLFTGVVDAPGEQAVLALGGSLATSVAEASHLVTDRVRRTVKFLCALGRGIPILSLEWLHQSRKAGRFLPSDDFLVNDPEQEKNFGFSLREALSRAQDRGLLEGYEIYVTPGVQPPPPQMGEIITCCGGTALSSIPRAYKPQRFVIACPQDLSRCSAAIRAKLPLLSPEFLLTGVLRQEAQPEAFLLCTSES
- the MDC1 gene encoding mediator of DNA damage checkpoint protein 1 isoform X3 — translated: MEDTQLVEWENQEEEPEGSNGSLPRFGLEPVGRLHLFSSVRGPEKDFLLYPGENVVGRIPGCTVALPFPSISKQHAVIEIPAQGRAPILRDCGSLNHTRLLRPPKLLSPGVGHQLRDQDLVLFADLPCQYHRLGDPPLPGPRGALSVEETPRVPEMGGPRFQGTLLAEDSEEEGDSPLDRSVKVSVTYSPSETVVSESDVEGASPGTKGSALPLTFILDSDTDEEEAPPPIEPSLAARRGSTVGTQHSSLEDSSTDLEEEGLSVRPANAHLEMCQPDMENSDTDIEEDAIPAAPPVVHLRKDQVSTVEASTLEKSAQEGIQNSIERGSDPVVEGTEDFQNKSDGTSDLDLPDTQCFVKGMNQNHGDEPWEMLATQPFCSEPSGTQPINSCIAAHGACPSPPKTASDLQPGSPEKTEPSRSQGTENPNTENQGQTMKSDMENQVIETSRITPERKMEKKTFKKKTLASKAKRSKRKKVSPVVQTEIPERGQRCASSTGEQNVMTQKDVKSCRETKALEKEMERQTSEKDIFERQAPERKTKSLMVEGKVPRKRLGGEAGGQTLEDYDQEVQNPAPVPKSKVEEVDLQELASNPQILGDSRSQRGLDDSKSLPVEEVPTGDQDSSDIPLVASKVPVPEAPAPSSSPRITRSRNRRTSKPLHSSSSPTSQESPILRTRRSRRQGTLLAPNIEPLLPQDSRDKSESSFQSQTQKPFSPSSAPIAPGAPELRPPIPKDLPVIPKPCLQIRQSRKRGATRTCGSTTVVPDLPEPPTSIPTELSENPVPPPKALRSQRARVGEHSESLTATPEPSTPEASAPRATRNQRVGAVGTPVSTPEAKPKLSGQKRPLATKEPSPCPKKPRRGRSQRQESSKEEDEKPVEVETTMRTPVGVAELAVQAKEEVKGTPSRSLRRARLSRESRVPKVLFTGVVDAPGEQAVLALGGSLATSVAEASHLVTDRVRRTVKFLCALGRGIPILSLEWLHQSRKAGRFLPSDDFLVNDPEQEKNFGFSLREALSRAQDRGLLERSHFPSPILSWPLSLRATRSM
- the MDC1 gene encoding mediator of DNA damage checkpoint protein 1 isoform X1; this encodes MEDTQLVEWENQEEEPEGSNGSLPRFGLEPVGRLHLFSSVRGPEKDFLLYPGENVVGRIPGCTVALPFPSISKQHAVIEIPAQGRAPILRDCGSLNHTRLLRPPKLLSPGVGHQLRDQDLVLFADLPCQYHRLGDPPLPGPRGALSVEETPRVPEMGGPRFQGTLLAEDSEEEGDSPLDRSVKVSVTYSPSETVVSESDVEGASPGTKGSALPLTFILDSDTDEEEAPPPIEPSLAARRGSTVGTQHSSLEDSSTDLEEEGLSVRPANAHLEMCQPDMENSDTDIEEDAIPAAPPVVHLRKDQVSTVEASTLEKSAQEGIQNSIERGSDPVVEGTEDFQNKSDGTSDLDLPDTQCFVKGMNQNHGDEPWEMLATQPFCSEPSGTQPINSCIAAHGACPSPPKTASDLQPGSPEKTEPSRSQGTENPNTENQGQTMKSDMENQVIETSRITPERKMEKKTFKKKTLASKAKRSKRKKVSPVVQTEIPERGQRCASSTGEQNVMTQKDVKSCRETKALEKEMERQTSEKDIFERQAPERKTKSLMVEGKVPRKRLGGEAGGQTLEDYDQEVQNPAPVPKSKVEEVDLQELASNPQILGDSRSQRGLDDSKSLPVEEVPTGDQDSSDIPLVASKVPVPEAPAPSSSPRITRSRNRRTSKPLHSSSSPTSQESPILRTRRSRRQGTLLAPNIEPLLPQDSRDKSESSFQSQTQKPFSPSSAPIAPGAPELRPPIPKDLPVIPKPCLQIRQSRKRGATRTCGSTTVVPDLPEPPTSIPTELSENPVPPPKALRSQRARVGEHSESLTATPEPSTPEASAPRATRNQRVGAVGTPVSTPEAKPKLSGQKRPLATKEPSPCPKKPRRGRSQRQESSKEEDEKPVEVETTMRTPVGVAELAVQAKEEVKGTPSRSLRRARLSRESRVPKVLFTGVVDAPGEQAVLALGGSLATSVAEASHLVTDRVRRTVKFLCALGRGIPILSLEWLHQSRKAGRFLPSDDFLVNDPEQEKNFGFSLREALSRAQDRGLLEGYEIYVTPGVQPPPPQMGEIITCCGGTALSSIPRAYKPQRFVIACPQDLSRCSAAIRAKLPLLSPEFLLTGVLRQEAQPEAFLLCTSES
- the MDC1 gene encoding mediator of DNA damage checkpoint protein 1 isoform X2 produces the protein MEDTQLVEWENQEEEPEGSNGSLPRFGLEPVGRLHLFSSVRGPEKDFLLYPGENVVGRIPGCTVALPFPSISKQHAVIEIPAQGRAPILRDCGSLNHTRLLRPPKLLSPGVGHQLRDQDLVLFADLPCQYHRLGDPPLPGPRGALSVEETPRVPEMGGPRFQGTLLAEDSEEEGDSPLDRSVKVSVTYSPSETVVSESDVEGASPGTKGSALPLTFILDSDTDEEEAPPPIEPSLAARRGSTVGTQHSSLEDSSTDLEEEGLSVRPANAHLEMCQPDMENSDTDIEEDAIPAAPPVVHLRKDQVSTVEASTLEKSAQEGIQNSIERGSDPVVEGTEDFQNKSDGTSDLDLPDTQCFVKGMNQNHGAHGACPSPPKTASDLQPGSPEKTEPSRSQGTENPNTENQGQTMKSDMENQVIETSRITPERKMEKKTFKKKTLASKAKRSKRKKVSPVVQTEIPERGQRCASSTGEQNVMTQKDVKSCRETKALEKEMERQTSEKDIFERQAPERKTKSLMVEGKVPRKRLGGEAGGQTLEDYDQEVQNPAPVPKSKVEEVDLQELASNPQILGDSRSQRGLDDSKSLPVEEVPTGDQDSSDIPLVASKVPVPEAPAPSSSPRITRSRNRRTSKPLHSSSSPTSQESPILRTRRSRRQGTLLAPNIEPLLPQDSRDKSESSFQSQTQKPFSPSSAPIAPGAPELRPPIPKDLPVIPKPCLQIRQSRKRGATRTCGSTTVVPDLPEPPTSIPTELSENPVPPPKALRSQRARVGEHSESLTATPEPSTPEASAPRATRNQRVGAVGTPVSTPEAKPKLSGQKRPLATKEPSPCPKKPRRGRSQRQESSKEEDEKPVEVETTMRTPVGVAELAVQAKEEVKGTPSRSLRRARLSRESRVPKVLFTGVVDAPGEQAVLALGGSLATSVAEASHLVTDRVRRTVKFLCALGRGIPILSLEWLHQSRKAGRFLPSDDFLVNDPEQEKNFGFSLREALSRAQDRGLLEGYEIYVTPGVQPPPPQMGEIITCCGGTALSSIPRAYKPQRFVIACPQDLSRCSAAIRAKLPLLSPEFLLTGVLRQEAQPEAFLLCTSES